One genomic window of bacterium includes the following:
- a CDS encoding M23 family metallopeptidase produces the protein MKRQNIIYKSTKIIVYILIATFLVMNNLDARATNLDQILNSKTNYKKNIDIKKVKYDTIFINQINQQGKNRVNLNKVSIDIEKLLFEKSEKIMTEESASLGKFLKDIKFEKMITSSFIYPLTGTLTSGFGLREHPVFKIRDFHSGIDISAPPFSLIIASNDGKVLFTGKKNGYGNMIIINHGNLRGSNITSIYGHLSEILVSNNQIIKKGQLIGVEGTTGTTTGPHLHFEIRNNGTPVNPLLFIK, from the coding sequence ATGAAAAGGCAAAATATTATATACAAAAGCACTAAAATAATAGTTTATATTTTAATTGCAACCTTTCTTGTTATGAATAACTTGGATGCAAGGGCAACTAATCTGGATCAAATTTTGAATTCAAAGACAAATTACAAAAAAAATATTGACATAAAGAAAGTCAAATATGACACAATTTTTATCAATCAAATAAATCAACAAGGTAAAAATCGTGTTAATTTGAACAAAGTGTCAATAGACATTGAAAAATTGTTATTCGAAAAATCAGAAAAAATTATGACAGAAGAATCAGCTTCTCTCGGCAAGTTTTTAAAAGACATTAAGTTTGAAAAAATGATCACAAGTTCTTTTATTTATCCGCTTACCGGAACCTTAACATCGGGCTTTGGACTGAGAGAGCACCCTGTGTTCAAGATAAGAGACTTTCATTCAGGAATTGACATATCGGCCCCGCCGTTTTCGTTAATCATTGCATCAAATGACGGAAAAGTGCTTTTTACAGGAAAAAAAAATGGATACGGCAACATGATTATAATTAATCATGGAAATTTGCGCGGTTCCAATATTACAAGTATTTATGGACACTTGTCAGAAATTCTTGTATCGAATAATCAAATTATAAAAAAAGGGCAGTTGATAGGAGTCGAAGGTACTACAGGAACAACAACTGGTCCTCATCTGCATTTTGAAATAAGAAACAATGGTACTCCTGTAAACCCGCTGCTCTTTATTAAGTAA